A genomic segment from Dethiobacter alkaliphilus AHT 1 encodes:
- a CDS encoding CBS domain-containing protein, with protein MNIAFFLIPKKEVVFLPVTCTMRQAIERMEYHRYTAVPLVDPDGRYVGTITEGDLLWKMKNTPDLTFENTEKISLKDVPLRIENEPVRIEAKIDNLLNLAITQNFIPVVDDEGVFIGIIRRREIIEYFSRQLLAKNGSC; from the coding sequence ATTAATATCGCATTTTTTCTGATTCCAAAAAAAGAAGTGGTATTCCTCCCCGTAACCTGCACAATGCGTCAGGCCATTGAACGGATGGAATACCACCGCTATACTGCCGTACCTCTGGTGGATCCGGACGGTCGCTATGTGGGCACCATTACCGAAGGTGATTTATTGTGGAAAATGAAAAATACACCGGACCTTACCTTTGAAAATACAGAGAAAATTTCTTTAAAAGACGTTCCACTGCGCATTGAGAACGAACCTGTACGAATTGAAGCAAAAATAGATAATCTGCTAAACCTTGCCATTACTCAGAACTTTATCCCTGTGGTGGATGACGAAGGGGTATTCATCGGCATCATCCGTCGACGGGAAATCATTGAATATTTTAGCAGACAGTTGCTGGCAAAAAACGGTTCCTGTTAA
- a CDS encoding PhoH family protein, with amino-acid sequence MKKTYILDTSVLLQSPYSLLAFQENEVVLPEVVLEELDNKKKDVNYEIRANVRWIARFLDELRKQGSLYQAVALPNGGELRVEMNCLEEIELPQSWAQFKTDNRILAVARGLQKHNRPVIIVTKDIFLRIKADVLGIQAQDYRNEQVEFDIDEQYTGWAEEIVPDGLLDELYASGSIAWDKNMLVNKFILLKSDINEQKTALARYDQRRLNLLRDTKPDFYNFKLNLLQKFAREALRDDNIPLVTIMGATGSGKTLLGLGVGLEKTLDESVYRRMLICRPSVTMGEDIGFLPGDEKDKIAPYMRPIYDNLEQLIHSRAEREEHEKELDSKISYLFMSRKVVTEAIAYLQGRSIVGQYILIDEAQNLTPKQAKGIITRAGEGTKIVLVGDPEQINNPFLDSRTNGLSWAVEKMKGSALHAHITLTETKRSPLAMEAGKLMK; translated from the coding sequence CTGAAAAAAACATACATTCTGGACACAAGTGTACTATTGCAATCACCGTACTCTTTACTGGCGTTTCAGGAAAATGAAGTGGTTTTACCCGAAGTGGTACTGGAGGAGCTGGATAATAAGAAAAAAGATGTAAACTATGAAATCCGTGCCAATGTGCGCTGGATTGCCCGCTTCCTTGATGAATTGCGTAAACAGGGCAGTCTGTATCAGGCAGTAGCGCTGCCTAACGGCGGGGAATTGAGAGTGGAAATGAACTGTCTGGAAGAAATTGAACTGCCCCAGTCCTGGGCCCAGTTTAAAACGGACAACAGGATTCTGGCGGTGGCCAGAGGTCTGCAAAAACACAACCGACCGGTGATAATTGTTACCAAAGATATTTTCCTGCGGATAAAAGCTGATGTGTTAGGTATTCAGGCTCAGGACTACCGTAATGAACAGGTTGAGTTTGATATAGATGAACAGTATACGGGGTGGGCCGAAGAAATTGTGCCGGATGGGTTGCTGGATGAACTGTATGCCAGTGGTAGTATTGCCTGGGATAAAAACATGCTTGTCAATAAATTTATTCTTTTAAAGTCTGATATTAATGAGCAGAAGACGGCGTTGGCCCGGTATGATCAGAGGCGTTTAAACCTGCTAAGGGATACAAAACCCGATTTTTATAATTTTAAGCTCAATTTATTGCAGAAGTTTGCCCGGGAGGCTTTGCGGGACGATAATATCCCCCTGGTTACCATCATGGGAGCCACCGGCAGCGGCAAAACACTTTTGGGTTTAGGAGTGGGGTTGGAAAAAACATTGGATGAGAGCGTTTACAGGCGTATGCTAATTTGCCGTCCGTCTGTGACCATGGGCGAGGACATTGGGTTTTTGCCCGGAGATGAAAAAGATAAAATTGCTCCTTATATGAGGCCCATCTATGATAATCTGGAACAGTTGATTCATTCACGGGCGGAACGGGAAGAACATGAAAAAGAACTGGACAGCAAAATCTCCTATTTGTTTATGAGCCGTAAAGTTGTGACCGAAGCCATTGCTTATTTGCAGGGCCGGTCCATCGTGGGCCAGTATATCCTCATCGATGAAGCACAGAACCTGACACCAAAACAAGCCAAAGGGATTATAACCCGTGCCGGGGAGGGGACAAAAATTGTCCTGGTCGGTGACCCGGAACAGATCAATAATCCGTTTTTAGATTCCCGCACCAATGGATTGTCCTGGGCGGTGGAAAAAATGAAGGGCAGTGCTTTGCATGCCCATATTACTCTGACCGAAACTAAGCGTTCTCCGCTGGCCATGGAGGCCGGAAAACTGATGAAATAA
- a CDS encoding ABC transporter permease — MRNKIVRRIAMSILSLLVISALTFFLMELAPGTPVSRYADNPRISRADRERIEKNMGLDRPAHIRYFIWLRNAAQGDLGLSYMTGQPVSQEIMARLPATLRLMGASFLVALIIAVPLGIYSATRRHSIVDSVLTAGSYLGLSVPAFWFGLILIYIFAVWLRWLPAGGQMTPWFDPSVFPPFTRPFALLWEYIRHMIMPVFVLSLSLVAGWSRYIRSSMLDVINQNYIRTARAKGVPERKVLYRHALRNALTPLVTLMGMDLPAFFAGAVIVEQIFAWPGMGRLFLSAVTNNDYQVMMGITMITAILVLAGNLLADLFYTRLDPRVKYEG; from the coding sequence ATGAGAAATAAGATTGTTCGCAGAATAGCGATGTCAATTCTTTCTCTGTTAGTCATTTCTGCTTTAACCTTTTTTTTGATGGAACTGGCGCCGGGGACTCCCGTTTCCCGTTACGCCGATAATCCCAGAATCAGCAGGGCGGACAGAGAACGGATAGAAAAGAATATGGGGTTGGACCGTCCCGCACATATCCGTTATTTTATCTGGCTGCGCAACGCAGCTCAAGGTGATTTGGGCCTTTCGTATATGACGGGGCAGCCGGTTTCACAGGAAATAATGGCCCGTCTCCCTGCCACCCTGCGGCTGATGGGCGCTTCATTTCTGGTGGCCCTCATCATAGCCGTGCCGCTGGGCATATATTCGGCAACCCGCAGGCACTCCATTGTGGATTCGGTGCTGACCGCCGGTTCTTATTTGGGACTGTCTGTGCCCGCTTTCTGGTTTGGCCTGATTTTAATTTATATATTTGCCGTCTGGCTGCGCTGGCTGCCGGCGGGAGGACAGATGACACCTTGGTTTGACCCATCGGTATTTCCGCCCTTTACCCGCCCCTTTGCTCTCCTGTGGGAATACATCCGGCACATGATTATGCCGGTTTTTGTCCTCAGCCTTTCTCTGGTGGCAGGCTGGAGCCGCTATATACGTTCTTCCATGCTGGATGTCATTAATCAAAACTATATTCGTACCGCCCGGGCCAAAGGGGTGCCGGAGCGAAAAGTTCTCTACCGGCACGCCTTGCGCAATGCCTTGACGCCCCTTGTTACCCTGATGGGGATGGACTTGCCTGCTTTTTTTGCCGGGGCGGTAATAGTTGAGCAGATTTTTGCCTGGCCCGGGATGGGGCGCCTGTTTCTTAGTGCGGTAACCAACAATGATTACCAGGTTATGATGGGAATCACCATGATAACGGCTATCTTGGTGCTGGCGGGTAATCTGTTGGCCGACTTATTCTACACCAGACTTGATCCGCGGGTAAAATATGAAGGGTGA
- a CDS encoding peptide-binding protein yields MQVDIETLNPILTESANEADVLNGIFSTLIKVNEEMEFEPDLLVQLPEVSEDGLEYRFELRDDVLFHDGEKLTAEDVYFTYQMKIAENNAVPSRMMWDKIKEFTVTDPYSFTITLYEPDVTWLEYWAYADASIVPKHLVEEEFLANGEELSKGGDFSRNPIGSGPYELVEWETSDYILLAAFEDYYRGQPEIGQVVFKIIPDANTLLAQFETGEIDIYDRAQPGQYEALVSLQENGQAIEVYQYPGFVYMHADFNLRLAKFQDKEVRQALNYAFPQEEFIATVLGGVGTPAYSDTPPVSWAYNPDIRQYSYNPDKAEELLEEAGWVRGDDGVREKNGERLAFTITTIAGNPAYASYQEIAKQEWEAIGAEVELESFDGPMFGDALTSMNFDVIVFAWSSGFDPDSTPIWHSTQIPDEYGTGQNYAGYKNDRVDELLEAGLKISDRQERIEIYHEVQEILAEELPSLFVYFMNSVVAVPDNLENFRPNPTQANNTWNMYEWKWN; encoded by the coding sequence ATGCAGGTAGATATAGAAACACTGAATCCAATCCTGACGGAATCCGCCAATGAAGCCGACGTGTTAAACGGTATTTTTTCTACCCTGATTAAGGTAAACGAGGAAATGGAGTTTGAACCCGATTTACTGGTTCAGCTGCCTGAGGTAAGCGAAGACGGGCTGGAATATCGCTTTGAGCTGCGTGACGATGTCCTCTTTCATGACGGCGAGAAACTTACCGCAGAAGATGTGTACTTTACATATCAAATGAAGATTGCCGAAAATAATGCGGTTCCTTCCCGGATGATGTGGGATAAAATTAAAGAATTTACGGTGACCGATCCGTACAGCTTTACCATTACCCTGTATGAACCCGATGTTACCTGGCTTGAATATTGGGCTTATGCCGATGCTTCCATTGTGCCAAAGCATCTGGTGGAAGAAGAGTTTCTGGCAAATGGCGAGGAACTGAGCAAAGGCGGTGATTTTTCCCGCAACCCCATAGGATCCGGCCCCTACGAGCTGGTGGAATGGGAGACAAGCGACTATATACTTTTGGCAGCTTTTGAGGATTACTACCGGGGTCAACCGGAAATCGGGCAGGTAGTATTTAAAATTATCCCCGATGCCAACACTTTGCTGGCACAGTTTGAAACCGGTGAGATTGATATTTATGACAGAGCGCAGCCCGGCCAATATGAAGCGCTGGTCTCCTTACAGGAAAATGGACAGGCCATCGAAGTATACCAATACCCCGGTTTTGTGTATATGCACGCCGACTTCAACCTGCGCCTGGCCAAGTTTCAGGATAAAGAGGTTCGGCAGGCACTAAACTATGCCTTTCCCCAGGAAGAGTTCATCGCAACTGTTCTGGGAGGTGTGGGGACTCCGGCGTACTCCGACACACCGCCAGTGAGTTGGGCCTATAATCCTGATATAAGACAGTATAGCTATAATCCGGATAAGGCTGAAGAGCTCCTGGAGGAGGCCGGTTGGGTCCGCGGTGATGACGGTGTGCGGGAAAAGAACGGTGAACGTCTGGCCTTTACCATCACCACCATAGCGGGAAATCCTGCCTATGCCAGTTACCAGGAAATTGCCAAGCAGGAATGGGAAGCCATTGGTGCAGAAGTGGAACTGGAAAGCTTCGACGGGCCCATGTTCGGTGATGCCCTTACCAGTATGAATTTTGATGTAATCGTTTTTGCCTGGTCCAGCGGATTTGATCCGGACAGTACACCTATCTGGCATTCCACTCAGATTCCCGACGAATACGGAACGGGCCAGAACTATGCAGGCTATAAAAATGACCGCGTAGATGAGTTGTTGGAAGCAGGGCTTAAAATTTCAGACCGGCAGGAACGGATTGAGATTTATCATGAAGTACAGGAAATCCTGGCTGAAGAGCTGCCCAGCCTATTTGTTTACTTTATGAACAGCGTGGTAGCAGTTCCTGATAATTTGGAAAACTTTAGACCTAATCCCACTCAGGCCAATAATACCTGGAACATGTATGAGTGGAAATGGAATTAA
- a CDS encoding ABC transporter permease codes for MTGMPSLQNSQLHTPTGYSGSFWPAFRANRPAVISAVLLLLITFAAALAPLLATHDPYLIRLSSDAIKLSPSAQHLLGTDHLGRDLWSRMLYGARISLLVGFLTMLISVAVGTVYGAASGYYGGRLDFWMMRLVDILLSLPTILLVMIMAGIVKPNVFGIAAIIGLASWMRVARLVRGQFLSLKEQGFVEAARALGYSDYRIIFVHILPNVSSVIIVNATLLVAYAILTESALSFLGLGLQAPMFSWGSMLNAAQDIVLLRQVPWLAFFPGLAIFVTVLCFNFCGDGLRDALEPKTITCSTRNAGKR; via the coding sequence ATGACCGGTATGCCGTCCTTGCAAAATTCTCAACTTCATACACCGACAGGATATTCCGGTTCTTTTTGGCCTGCCTTTAGGGCCAACCGGCCGGCAGTTATCTCCGCAGTGCTGCTGTTGTTGATAACTTTTGCCGCAGCTTTGGCCCCGCTTCTGGCCACCCATGATCCGTACCTTATCCGGCTTTCCTCCGACGCCATCAAGCTTTCGCCTTCAGCTCAGCACCTGTTGGGAACGGACCATCTGGGCCGGGATCTGTGGAGCAGGATGTTATACGGAGCTCGGATTTCTCTTTTGGTGGGGTTTTTAACCATGCTGATTTCCGTGGCCGTTGGCACAGTGTATGGTGCCGCATCAGGGTATTACGGCGGCCGGTTGGATTTCTGGATGATGCGGCTGGTGGATATTCTGTTGTCACTGCCCACAATTTTGCTGGTGATGATTATGGCAGGCATTGTAAAACCAAACGTGTTTGGCATCGCCGCCATTATTGGACTGGCCAGCTGGATGCGGGTAGCCCGCCTGGTACGCGGCCAGTTTTTAAGCTTAAAAGAGCAGGGGTTTGTGGAAGCGGCCCGCGCTTTGGGGTATTCCGATTACCGGATAATTTTTGTGCACATCCTGCCTAATGTTTCCTCTGTTATTATTGTCAATGCCACCCTTTTAGTGGCCTATGCCATCCTTACCGAATCTGCTCTTAGTTTTCTGGGCCTTGGTTTGCAGGCTCCCATGTTCAGTTGGGGCAGCATGTTAAATGCGGCTCAGGATATTGTGCTGTTGCGTCAGGTGCCTTGGCTGGCTTTTTTTCCGGGGTTGGCTATCTTTGTTACCGTTCTTTGTTTCAATTTTTGTGGTGATGGTCTCCGAGATGCTCTGGAGCCAAAAACAATAACCTGTTCCACCAGAAATGCAGGAAAGCGGTGA